The Anaerolineae bacterium genomic sequence CAGGCGGCGGAGGATGAAACGCGGGTCCTCCCCCGCGTAGAGCATTTTCGCCAGCCAGTAGAGGGCCGCATCAGGGTCCGAGCCGCGGATGGACTTAATGAAAGCTGAGATGGTATCATAATGGGCATCGCCGTCCTTGTCGTAAAGCACCGCGCGGCGCTGGATGGACTCCTGAGCGACTTCCAGGGTAATGTGGATCACGCCCTGGTCATCGGGCGGGGTGCTCTCCACAGCCAGTTCCAGGGCGTTGAGGGCGTTGCGGGCATCGCCCCCGGCCACATGCACCAGGTGGGCCAGGGCGTCTTCGTCCACCACGACCTTCCGCTTGCCATAGCCGCGCTCAGGATCGCGCAAGGCCCGCTCCAAAAGGGTGCGGATGTGGTGCTCCTCCAGCGGGCGCAGTTGGAACACCCGTGAACGGGAGACCAGGGCGCCGATCACTTCAAAGTATGGGTTTTCGGTGGTGGCGCCGATGAAGATGATGGTGCCGTCCTCCACATGGGGCAGCAGGGCATCCTGCTGGGCCTTGTTCCAGCGATGCACCTCGTCCACGAACAGAATGGTGCGCTGGCCGTGAAACTTGCGGCGGTCGCGCGCCTCGCGGATCACCTGGCGCAGGTCCGCCACCCCGGCCAACACCGCCGAGAGGGTGACAAAATGGCTGCGGGTGCGGCGGGCGATGACTTGCGCCAGGGTGGTCTTGCCGCATCCCGGTGGCCCCCACAAGATGATGGAGGAAAACAGCCGATCGGCCTCGATAGCCCGACGGAGCAATTTGCCCGGCCCGATGATGTGTTCCTGCCCCACGAACT encodes the following:
- a CDS encoding AAA family ATPase — translated: MSDLFEQALQQRLEREAPLAARMRPRTLDEFVGQEHIIGPGKLLRRAIEADRLFSSIILWGPPGCGKTTLAQVIARRTRSHFVTLSAVLAGVADLRQVIREARDRRKFHGQRTILFVDEVHRWNKAQQDALLPHVEDGTIIFIGATTENPYFEVIGALVSRSRVFQLRPLEEHHIRTLLERALRDPERGYGKRKVVVDEDALAHLVHVAGGDARNALNALELAVESTPPDDQGVIHITLEVAQESIQRRAVLYDKDGDAHYDTISAFIKSIRGSDPDAALYWLAKMLYAGEDPRFILRRLLILAAEDIGLADPQALVVATAAAQAFDHVGLPEGVFPLVEATLYLATAPKSNSAMAYFKAYRRIEEVGPVEVPDHLKDPSCDREALGHGKGYRYPHDEPEHFVPQQYLPRELLGTYFYRPSGQGYERVIAERLARWREAQRRALNIQQVEEVPDLTPEEVTDLKRKHR